One Nicotiana sylvestris chromosome 12, ASM39365v2, whole genome shotgun sequence genomic window carries:
- the LOC138883791 gene encoding uncharacterized protein, producing the protein MAVADFQNRLNRNGSKATKELLNRLKKYPPTTSEKIHNVYCAKVRAEEDDLNGLIQWLTSVQTKTRRDRRNDGRRDHLSCFNRERHQPYIRPSIPPPPRHANVMPRHTMPLRNERGMRPLLSAHNICVSPSKIVYTLEKLGTKVQWPQKMKSYASTRRLNVQCEFYQERGHKTEDCIGLRQEVLRMLNQGHLKELLSNQGRVNFARGRDQPQGPPKPPSPARTIKNIIGGSDDKVINHVKFTTTHKLKRTVAHKWYDYLVDSIIFDKSDANGLSSPYYDALVITLHITDTNVNRIMVNDGNGACITHPRVLIQMRLEDKIVPHCITLTGFNSAVQRTSGKIVLLVLVGEVTLEMMFHVINHETTYNAIIGHP; encoded by the coding sequence ATGGCGGTAGCAGACTTCCAAAATAGATTAAATAGAAACGGGTCGAAAGCAACCAAAGAACTGCTAAATAGGCTCAAGAAGTACCCTCCCACCACGTCGGAAAAAATCCATAATGTCTATTGTGCCAAAGTAAGGGCAGAAGAGGACGACCTAAATGGTCTGATCCAATGGCTAACATCTGTCCAAACCAAAACAAGGAGAGATCGCCGCAACGATGGTCGAAGGGATCATTTATCCTgtttcaatcgagaaaggcatcaGCCCTACATCCGGCCATCCATCCCACCTCCTCCACGACATGCGAACGTCATGCCTCGACACACCATGCCACTccgaaacgaaagaggtatgcgTCCACTATTATCTGCTCATAACAtttgtgtttctccttcaaaAATAGTGTATACACTAGAAAAACTCGGCACAAAAGTgcagtggccgcaaaagatgaagtcATATGCGAGCACCCGGAGATTGAACGTTCAGTGTGAATTCTACCAGGAAAGGGGACACAAGACCGAAGACTGTATAGGCCTGCGACAGGAAGTGTTAAGAATGCTAAACCAAGGACACCTGAAAGAACTGCTAAGCAATCAAGGACGGGTTAACTTCGCTCGTGGACGCGATCAACCTCAAGGACCCCCAAAACCACCCTCACCAGCTCGGACCATAAAAAATATCATTGGCGGTAGCGATGATaaagtaatcaaccatgtgaaattcaccaccacacacAAACTCAAGCGGACAGTCGCTCACAAATGGTATGACTACCTCGTAGATAGTATCATATTCGATAAGTCGGATGCCAACGGTTTGTCTTCCCCttactatgatgctttggttataactttacatATCACGGATACCAATGTAAATAGAATAATGGTGAATGATGGAAACGGCGCGTGTATTACTCACCCACGAGTCCTCATACAGATGagactcgaggataagatagtaccacattgcataacactaacaggttttaaTAGTGCAGTGCAACGAACCTCTGGAAAGATAGTGCTGCTCGTTCTAGTAGGGGAAGTCACCCTGGAAATGATGTTCCACGTCATTAACCATGAAACAACCTATAACGCTATCATAGGACATCCATAG